The genomic stretch TAGAGGGATAAAGAATGATAAATATGTTTGATAAAATTGACCTTTACAAAAAGGCGCTTGACTGGGCGTGGGAGAGAAACAAAATAATATCAAACAACATAGCAAATGCGGATACGCCTGGCTATAAAGCAAAAGATTTGAATTTTGAAGCATTCTTGCAGAGAAGTTTGGACCAAGAAGAAAGTTTAGAACTTGTAACAACCAATGAAAGACATATAAAAGAAAGCAGTAGCAATCCAGACAATTCCATAGAAGTGCTTGACAGCAGTCTGCAGATGAGACTTGACCAGAACACTGTGGACATAGAACAGGAGATGGGGAAACTTTTGCAAAATTCTCTGTATTTTGATGGTGTGTCACTTCAGCTTTCAAGGGAGATAAACAAGTGGAAGACGGTTATCAAGGAAGGAAGGTGATAAGGAATGGGAATGTTTGATGCAATAAATATTTCTTCGTCGGCTTTGAGTGCACAGCGTGTTAGAATGGATGTAATTGCCCAAAATATTGCAAACGCTAACACAACAAGAACAGAAAATGGTCAGCCTTACAGAAGAAAAGTTGTGGTTTTTGAAGAAAGTAAGCAGAGTTTTGCTGATATATTAAGTCAGAAGATTGGGAAAGATCAAACATCATCTTATGGTGGTGTGAGAGTAAAGGCTATTTTAGAAGACCCAAGCCCATTTAAGAAGGTATATGACCCTACACACCCAGATGCTGACCAAAACGGTTATGTAAATTATCCAAATGTAGACATTGTCACAGAGATGGTTAATATGATTGAAGCATCGCGTTCGTATGAGGCAAATGTCACTGCTCTTAACATTACAAAGTCGATGATAACAAGAACGTTTGAAATAGGCAAATAATTAAGGGGGATTTGTTGACAATGGTGGGGAACATAAACTTTGATAGCATTACAAAAGCTTTTGAAAAGCAGTTTTCGAGCATAAATACAAACAGCGCAAGTACTCAAAATTCCCAGGTTTCGTTTGTTGATTTTCTTTACAAAGCGTTAGAAGGCGTGGATGGGCTTCAAAAAGAAGCAGATTATCAAAATAGGCTTTTTTTGCTGGGGCTTTCTACAAATCCGCAGGATGCAATAGTAGCCTCTGAAAAAGCTTCAATAGCATTGCAGCTTACCTTGCAGATTCGAAACAAGATTTTGGATGCATACAATGAGATTATGCGTATGCAGGTGTAACCCTTTTATTTCTTTGCGGGGAGGTATTATAGTTGCCTCAATTTTTAAATGATTATTTGAAAAATATAAAAGAAAAATGGAGTAGCTTATCCAAATCACAGAAGATAATGTTTGTTGTATCTTCTTCTATAATACTATTATCGGTCATTGTAGCCATTTACATTACAACAAGGCCTCACTATGTCACAATCTTTTCTGGGCTTGACCCGAAAGAAGCAGCAGAGATTCAAAACATTTTAAGCGACCAAAAGATTGATTCAAAAGCTGCAAACGGTGGTACAACTATATTAGTAAGAGATAAAGATGTTGACAGGGCAAAGATGGCGGCAGCTCAAGCAGGATATCCTAAAAATAGCAGTATCACATTTGAAGATGCGTTAAAACTTTCAAGCTCTATGACGGCAACAGAAACCGATAAAAGAAGAACATTTATAAAACTTAAAGAAAGTGAAATTCAACAAGCTCTAAAACAAATGTCAGATTACATAGAGGACGCGGTTGTAAATTTGAGCATACCTGAGGACTACACTTTTGCGCTTAAAAGTGAAGCAGAAAAACCTACTGCAAGTGTAAAGCTCACTTTGAAAAAGAGTTTGAGCTCGGACCAAATAGAGGGTATTCAGAGGTTTGTTGCAGCTTCAGTTGAAGGACTTTTGCCAGAAAATGTAGTGATAATAGACAACAAAGGAAATTATCTTTCAGACAATTCGTCAGATACAACCGAAGGACTTTCAAGCAAGCAGCTTCAACTCAAGATTGCAACTAAAAATGAGATTGAGAAAAAGATAAAAGAGCTTTTAGGAAGCTATGTAAGTTCCCCTGAAGATGTGAAGGTGTCAGTGAATTTAGATATGAATTTTGATATGCAAAAAATAAGCGAAACGAAGTACTCACCTGTTTTAGAAGACAGTGGCATAGTTGTATCAAAAAAAACAACAAAGGAGGAAGCTCAGAGCACAAATTCTTCATCCAGCGGTGTTCCTGGGACTGATACTAATCCCACACAAAATGCACCACAGTATCCTATAACTTCTCAAGGAGGGCAGTCTACATATACAAAGACTGATGAGACTGTGAATTATCAAAATAATGAAAAAAAAATTGAGACTATAAAAGCACCTGGCACTATTAACTATGACAAATCTTCAATAGCAGTTGTGCTGTACAGATACGTTACATATACTCAGGAAGATTTTGAAAAGTCTGAGCAAGCAAAAAATATGAGCTGGGCACAGTTCAAACTCCAGAATCAGAACAATAAAAGGTCATTTTTGACAGACCAGAAAGAAGTGGAAACAATTATAAATCTTATAAAGAGTGCAACAGGTATACAAAACGTTACAGTAGAAGGGTATGAAATTCCAACCTTTGTTGACAAGCCTCAAAGACAAATTCCTGTTGATTACATTTACGTTGCGCTTGCGTTTTTGCTTTTGATGGTGTTTGCGGCAAGCGTCTTAATAAAGGCATCAAGGAGCAAGTCTAAAACTGTGGAACTTGCAGGAGTTGGGCCTTTAGAGATTTCAGAGGGAAAACCCACAGCTGAGGAAATTTTACACGAAGCTGAAAAAAGAAAAGAACCAGAAGTTGAAGAGATAAATGTTGAAGAGTTTGGTGTTAGCCAGTATGAAAAACAGATTGACAAACTCTTAAAAGAAAAACCTGAAATAGTTGCACAACTTCTCAGAAACTGGCTCAACGAAGATTGGGAGTGATGAATCTTAATGGCAAAAAGTAATATTTCAGGAAAGCAAAAGGCAGCTATGCTATTAATTGCGCTTGGACCTGAGAGGTCAGCAAAGATTTTTAAGCACTTAAAAGAAGAAGAGATTGAAGAACTGACATTAGAGATAGCCAATATAAGGACAGTATCGCCTGAGCAAAAACAGGCCATCTTAGAAGAATTTTATAACCTTTGTCTTGCGCAGGAATATATTGCCGAAGGTGGAATTGACTACGCAAAAGAGGTTTTAGAAAAGGCACTTGGTCCTGAAAAGGCAAGAGAGGTTATAGAGAAACTTACAGTATCGCTGCAGGTAAGACCTTTTGACTTTATAAGAAAAGCTGATGCATCACAGATACTCAACTTTATTCAAAACGAACATCCGCAGACAATAGCACTTGTCATTTCGTATTTAAAGCCTCAACAGGCTGCTCAGGTGTTGGCATCTCTGCCTCAGGAAAAACAGGCTGATGTTGCGCGAAGGATTGCGCTTATGGACAGAACCTCGCCTGATGTAATACGCGAGGTTGAAAAGGTGCTTGAAAAAAAACTTTCATCTGTTGTAATGCAGGATTATACAGTTGTTGGTGGTATTCAGGCTATTGTTGACATATTGAATGCTGTTGACAGAGGCACAGAAAAGAGGATTTTGGAAGCTTTAGAACTTGAAGATGTTGAGCTTGTTGAAGAGATTAGAAAACGTATGTTTGTATTCGAAGACATTGTTAAACTTGACAACAGGTCTATCCAGAGGATTTTGCGAGAGGTTGAGAACAATACATTGGCAATTGCACTAAAAGGCACGACTGAAGAGGTTCGAAAGGTTATCTTTAGTAATATGTCAAAACGTATGGCAGAGATGATTCAAGAAGATATGGAGTATATGGGACCTGTTAGAATACGTGATGTTGAAGAAGCTCAGCAGAAGATTGTCAATATTATAAGAAAACTTGAAGATGCCGGCGAGATTGTAATTTCTCGTGGTGGGGGAGATGAGATAATTGTCTAATGTTATCAGAAATAACCAGGTACTGATTCAAAATCCAGTTGAAACAAACTACAAAGTGCTTCTTGAAAAGCTTATAAAGGCAAAGGCTGAGATTGAGCACTATGAAAGAAGATTAAAAGAGCAGGAAGAAGAGTTTGAAAAGCAAAAAAATAGAGCCGAGGTTCTTCAAAAAGAAGCTGAAGAGGTTTTACAAAAAGCGAAGGAAGAAGCACAGAGAATAGTAGATGAAGCAAATGTTCGCGCACAGCTAATTTTGCAGCAGGCACAGGAAGATGGTTACAGAGAAGGGCTTGAAAAGGGTTTACTTGATGCTCAAAAAGAGTATGAAAAGATGCTTGAGGATATAGAAATTCAAAAGGCAATGATATTAAAAGAAAGAGAGAATATACTCAAAGACCTTGAGACCAAGGTTTTGTTCCTTGTACCTCAAATTTTAGAAAAGGTATTGGAAAGGGAGATAAAAGATAAAAGCTTTTTACAGCAGTATATTAAAAATGCTATTTTACAACTTTCTATTCGAAACAATTTAACTTTAAGAGTTAGCGAGGAAGATTTTGAGTACGTAAATAGTAAACTTGATGAGATTTTACGGGGGATTGACGGGATTGACAAAGTAGATGTGAAAGTTGACAAAGCCTTGAGAAGCGGTGATGTAGTGGTTGAAACTCCATACGGTTTTGTCGAAACAGGTGTAAAGATGAGACTTGAAAAGATACAGGAAATAGTTTTATCTTTGATTGGTGATTGAGATGATTGAAAAACTAAAATCAAAGATTGAAAATGCAAACTTTTACCAGTTCACAGGGTTTGTTAATCAGGTTATAGGTCTTACAATAGAATCACAGGGTCCGGCTGTTAGTATAGGGACTCTGTGCCGCATAAAAGCTGCAAAGACAGAGACCTTGGCAGAGGTTGTAGGGTTTAAAGAAAATAAAGTGCTTTTGATGCCGTACTCTGACCTTGTAGGTGTTTTTCCTGGCTGCAAGGTGATTGCACAGGACAGCATGTTTGAGGTGAAGGTGGGAAAAGAACTTTTGGGAAGAATCCTTGACGGTTTGGGTCAACCAATCGATGGCAAAGGCGAGATAAAATCTAAGATAAAGTACCCTGTTGAAAACAGGGCGCCAAACCCCCTTGAAAGACCCAGAATAGACACCATAATGCCCCTTGGGATAAAGGCAATAGATACTCTTTTGACAATTGGCAAGGGACAGAGAGTTGGGATATTTGCAGGAAGCGGTGTTGGCAAAAGTACCCTTCTTGGCATGATTGCCCGAAATGCAAAGGCAGACGTCAATGTTCTTGCTTTGATTGGTGAAAGAGGAAGAGAGCTAAAAGAGTTTTTGGAAAAGGATTTGAAAGAAGAAGGGCTTAAAAGGTCTGTTGTAGTAGTTGCAACCTCTGACGAGTCGGCACTCAAAAGAGTTAAGGCAGCATATGTTGCAATGGCAATTGCAGAGTATTTTCGCGACCAAGGACTGGACGTTCTTTTTTTGATGGATTCACTTACAAGGTTTGCAATGGCACAAAGGGAGATTGGGCTTGCAATTGGCGAACCGCCAGTGTCAAGAGGGTATACACCATCTGTGTTTTCTATCATGCCAAAGCTTTTGGAGCGTGCGGGAAAGAACCAGAAAGGATCTATCACAGCTCTTTTCACTGTGCTTGTTGACGGTGACGATTTTAACGAGCCTATTACTGACACAGCAAGGGGTATTTTGGATGGGCACATTGTGCTGTCAAGGGCGATAGCTAATAAAAACCATTATCCAGCAATTGATGTGCTTGCAAGCATTAGCAGGGTGATGAACGATATTGTTGAGCCTTTTCACAGAGATCTTGCGAACGAGACAAAACGAGTTTTAGCTGTGTACAGGGAAGCAGAGGACTTAATAAACATTGGTGCGTATACCAAAGGTTCAAATCCGGAGATTGATAGAGCAATTGAACTTGTGCCACGGATAAACCAGTTTTTAAGACAGGATGTTGACGAGAGGTTTGAGTTTGAAGAGGAGATTGATATGCTAAAAGCTATAATTTCCTAACACACTTTTTGAAGGGTTGAAAAGAAAATGGAAAAGTTTAGATTTGACCAGCTTTTGAGTATAAAAACGCAGTTTGAAGAAATAAAAAAGAGTGAGCTTGCCAAGCAAAATCAGATTTTGAATGAATACATTGAAAAAAAACTTGAACTGGAGGAAAATATAAAAAAGGCAAGAGAAGATCTAAAAAGTCTTTGCTTGAATGGTTTTTCGCCCCAGCAGATGAAGGTTTATTCCCAGTTTTTAAGCATGCTAAAAAAAAGAGTAGACGTTCAAAATCAGTTAATTTACTATCAGCAAATAAGAGTTGAAGAGAAGAAAAAAGAGGTAATTGAAAGTATGATAGAAAAGAAAAAGTTCGAAAAGTTAAAAGAAAGGTATTTGATAAACTTAATGAATAAGATAAAACAGCTTGAAAACAAGGAACTTGACAGAGTGGTGTCATACAAAATCTACAAAGGTATAGGTGATAGAAGTGGCAGAAACTAAACTTGTTGAGGATTTGACAGTTGAAAATATGCCAAAAAAGAAAGAGAAGAAAAAGAGAAAGGGTTTATTAGTATTCTTGGTAATTTTTCTAATTCTTGCTGGAGCGTCATTTGCCACAGTGCATTTTAATCTTTTTGGTGCAAAGACTGCTTTAGATGGGATTTTAAAGAAGACTCCTTTTGCAAAAAGTGCAAATAAGACACAGACTGTGGATATGCAAAAGGTTTATGAAAAGCAGATTGCTGACCTTCAAAAACAGAAAGAGGCTCTGCAATCAAAACTTTCTTTGCTGGAAAAACAAAATGCTGATTTGCAAAAGAGAATAGAAGATTTGACGATGAAAATAACAGATCTTACTTCAAAGCAGCAAGATATTCAAAACAGGACAAAATATTTTGCAAGTTTGCTTCAAAATATGGACTCAAAAAAAGCTGCAAAGATAGTTGAGAACTTGTTAGACACAAATAGTCAGATGGCAAATGATGTGCTTTCAGCTATACCGTCTGAGACTGCATCGGAGATACTATCAAATATTGCACCTGAGAAGACGATAAAATTATTAGGGATTTCAAACTCAAATCAAAAGACAAATTCTGAAGATATCTCTATTTTGACAAACATCTATAAAAACATTGACCCGAAAGTTGCAGCGTCAATATTTGAAAATATGATGAGTGATAATACAAAATATACATTAGTGGTTAGAATATTAAAGTCACTTGATACAAAGACATCTTCGCAGATAATTAGTAATATGAGCGCTGAAAATGCTGCAAAGGTTACGTCCAGCCTTTCAGCATTTAGATAATCTAAAATTTGAAATTTTAACAAGAAAGGAGGGAGAAAGATAAGGTGGGCACACAGAACATTGTTAACACTAATATGCTGTTTTTAAAAACATTCTCTGCGACATCAAAGACAAAAGATAGGCAGGAAAACAGTATATCATTTAAAGATGTTTTCAAAAAGGCATCTGACATTGCAAAAAATACGGACAAAAAAAGTAATGGTTTGCAAAAAAATGTAGAAGAAAGCTACAGAGCAGCTATTGTAACTTCTAAAAGACAAGTTCAAAATGAGAACCAAAACTTACACGTAGACACACCTTTTTCTAAAGAATTGCCAGACGGTACAAATTCAGACTTAGAAAACAGGGCTGAAATTCAATCATTGCAAGCTCAGATGATGGAATTTTTACAGCTAATTTTTAATTTACTACAAAGCGGTGAAAGCTTGGACAAGTTTAATTTAGACAAGCTTTTTCAGAATAGTAGCATCCAAGGGACAGACTTTTTAAATTTGCAGCTGCAATCACTAAAGATGGAAGGGGATTTAGATCAATATTTAAATTTAAACATTAATCAAAGCAATAAAACAACAATTACGAAAATTTTACACAATATATTGCAAAAAATGGTTAAAGATACTCAAAATCAGCAAGTTCAAAATTTTATCTATGTGCAAGGAAGTGAAGTTAATCAAGAAAATATTTTTGAGTTGTTAAAAAAGGTCTTGCTTGAAAAAGAAGGGGAAAAACAGATATTTGATGTTAAATCGGATGATAATTCATGGGTTAAAAGTTTTATAAATTTTTTTGCACAGGAAGATCAAAGCTTCAAAGTTTTGTCTGAAGCAAGTGGTGGCAAAGAGATTTTAAATAATGTTTTAAATGAGCTTGAGAATATTGCTAAAAGATTAAATGGGCAAAAAATAGTAGATAGTTTTAATATGGAGAGTCCAGAGAGAGTACAAATAGCCGAAAAAGAGAACAGCAATTTTAATGGTATAGGTTCAAATGATGGTGATTTTAACAAAGTTTTTTCAACCTTGTTGAAAAAAGATGAAGGCAGTAGCATAAATGACCAAAAAGGAGAAGTTAAAACCTTAGATTTGAGACAGCATGCTTTTGCTTT from Caldicellulosiruptor kronotskyensis 2002 encodes the following:
- the fliF gene encoding flagellar basal-body MS-ring/collar protein FliF; the encoded protein is MPQFLNDYLKNIKEKWSSLSKSQKIMFVVSSSIILLSVIVAIYITTRPHYVTIFSGLDPKEAAEIQNILSDQKIDSKAANGGTTILVRDKDVDRAKMAAAQAGYPKNSSITFEDALKLSSSMTATETDKRRTFIKLKESEIQQALKQMSDYIEDAVVNLSIPEDYTFALKSEAEKPTASVKLTLKKSLSSDQIEGIQRFVAASVEGLLPENVVIIDNKGNYLSDNSSDTTEGLSSKQLQLKIATKNEIEKKIKELLGSYVSSPEDVKVSVNLDMNFDMQKISETKYSPVLEDSGIVVSKKTTKEEAQSTNSSSSGVPGTDTNPTQNAPQYPITSQGGQSTYTKTDETVNYQNNEKKIETIKAPGTINYDKSSIAVVLYRYVTYTQEDFEKSEQAKNMSWAQFKLQNQNNKRSFLTDQKEVETIINLIKSATGIQNVTVEGYEIPTFVDKPQRQIPVDYIYVALAFLLLMVFAASVLIKASRSKSKTVELAGVGPLEISEGKPTAEEILHEAEKRKEPEVEEINVEEFGVSQYEKQIDKLLKEKPEIVAQLLRNWLNEDWE
- the flgB gene encoding flagellar basal body rod protein FlgB, which translates into the protein MINMFDKIDLYKKALDWAWERNKIISNNIANADTPGYKAKDLNFEAFLQRSLDQEESLELVTTNERHIKESSSNPDNSIEVLDSSLQMRLDQNTVDIEQEMGKLLQNSLYFDGVSLQLSREINKWKTVIKEGR
- the fliE gene encoding flagellar hook-basal body complex protein FliE, whose translation is MVGNINFDSITKAFEKQFSSINTNSASTQNSQVSFVDFLYKALEGVDGLQKEADYQNRLFLLGLSTNPQDAIVASEKASIALQLTLQIRNKILDAYNEIMRMQV
- the fliI gene encoding flagellar protein export ATPase FliI, with the translated sequence MIEKLKSKIENANFYQFTGFVNQVIGLTIESQGPAVSIGTLCRIKAAKTETLAEVVGFKENKVLLMPYSDLVGVFPGCKVIAQDSMFEVKVGKELLGRILDGLGQPIDGKGEIKSKIKYPVENRAPNPLERPRIDTIMPLGIKAIDTLLTIGKGQRVGIFAGSGVGKSTLLGMIARNAKADVNVLALIGERGRELKEFLEKDLKEEGLKRSVVVVATSDESALKRVKAAYVAMAIAEYFRDQGLDVLFLMDSLTRFAMAQREIGLAIGEPPVSRGYTPSVFSIMPKLLERAGKNQKGSITALFTVLVDGDDFNEPITDTARGILDGHIVLSRAIANKNHYPAIDVLASISRVMNDIVEPFHRDLANETKRVLAVYREAEDLINIGAYTKGSNPEIDRAIELVPRINQFLRQDVDERFEFEEEIDMLKAIIS
- the fliJ gene encoding flagellar export protein FliJ yields the protein MEKFRFDQLLSIKTQFEEIKKSELAKQNQILNEYIEKKLELEENIKKAREDLKSLCLNGFSPQQMKVYSQFLSMLKKRVDVQNQLIYYQQIRVEEKKKEVIESMIEKKKFEKLKERYLINLMNKIKQLENKELDRVVSYKIYKGIGDRSGRN
- the fliG gene encoding flagellar motor switch protein FliG codes for the protein MAKSNISGKQKAAMLLIALGPERSAKIFKHLKEEEIEELTLEIANIRTVSPEQKQAILEEFYNLCLAQEYIAEGGIDYAKEVLEKALGPEKAREVIEKLTVSLQVRPFDFIRKADASQILNFIQNEHPQTIALVISYLKPQQAAQVLASLPQEKQADVARRIALMDRTSPDVIREVEKVLEKKLSSVVMQDYTVVGGIQAIVDILNAVDRGTEKRILEALELEDVELVEEIRKRMFVFEDIVKLDNRSIQRILREVENNTLAIALKGTTEEVRKVIFSNMSKRMAEMIQEDMEYMGPVRIRDVEEAQQKIVNIIRKLEDAGEIVISRGGGDEIIV
- a CDS encoding FliH/SctL family protein, which codes for MSNVIRNNQVLIQNPVETNYKVLLEKLIKAKAEIEHYERRLKEQEEEFEKQKNRAEVLQKEAEEVLQKAKEEAQRIVDEANVRAQLILQQAQEDGYREGLEKGLLDAQKEYEKMLEDIEIQKAMILKERENILKDLETKVLFLVPQILEKVLEREIKDKSFLQQYIKNAILQLSIRNNLTLRVSEEDFEYVNSKLDEILRGIDGIDKVDVKVDKALRSGDVVVETPYGFVETGVKMRLEKIQEIVLSLIGD
- the flgC gene encoding flagellar basal body rod protein FlgC, producing the protein MGMFDAINISSSALSAQRVRMDVIAQNIANANTTRTENGQPYRRKVVVFEESKQSFADILSQKIGKDQTSSYGGVRVKAILEDPSPFKKVYDPTHPDADQNGYVNYPNVDIVTEMVNMIEASRSYEANVTALNITKSMITRTFEIGK
- a CDS encoding flagellar hook-length control protein FliK, with the translated sequence MGTQNIVNTNMLFLKTFSATSKTKDRQENSISFKDVFKKASDIAKNTDKKSNGLQKNVEESYRAAIVTSKRQVQNENQNLHVDTPFSKELPDGTNSDLENRAEIQSLQAQMMEFLQLIFNLLQSGESLDKFNLDKLFQNSSIQGTDFLNLQLQSLKMEGDLDQYLNLNINQSNKTTITKILHNILQKMVKDTQNQQVQNFIYVQGSEVNQENIFELLKKVLLEKEGEKQIFDVKSDDNSWVKSFINFFAQEDQSFKVLSEASGGKEILNNVLNELENIAKRLNGQKIVDSFNMESPERVQIAEKENSNFNGIGSNDGDFNKVFSTLLKKDEGSSINDQKGEVKTLDLRQHAFAFQNKVENIENTTPSQNDRIMKDLRMSIINQLAEKISVVSRQNLTTLQVSIKPEWLGSVVIELSKDSSGKIFGNFIVTTPHVKEIIEGSLNSLLTILKDQGINISQLNVSLGGNFTGQQNQEQQRFSQRRNLIVQGNEESIRSIESLIYEINESILNLKA
- a CDS encoding MotE family protein, whose protein sequence is MAETKLVEDLTVENMPKKKEKKKRKGLLVFLVIFLILAGASFATVHFNLFGAKTALDGILKKTPFAKSANKTQTVDMQKVYEKQIADLQKQKEALQSKLSLLEKQNADLQKRIEDLTMKITDLTSKQQDIQNRTKYFASLLQNMDSKKAAKIVENLLDTNSQMANDVLSAIPSETASEILSNIAPEKTIKLLGISNSNQKTNSEDISILTNIYKNIDPKVAASIFENMMSDNTKYTLVVRILKSLDTKTSSQIISNMSAENAAKVTSSLSAFR